From Treponema sp. OMZ 787:
TTGTACGGTTAAAATGATTGTTTTCTTTTACATCTATTGGCTCCGGGATATGTTCGATACGCATCATTTCGCGAACCATCAGTTCTACAAATAAGCCGGATTTATTCTTACTTGATGCAGGATCCGAATATACATAGCGTTCTGCAAATTCCATTGTTTGAGCAAAATCAGGCCAATACATCTGTAAAAAAGTAAAATTACCCATAATTAACTTCTCATATCCCAAAACTATAGGAACAATTATAACACTATTTTAGTTATTTTAATAGTACCTTATAATGCTTAAAAGGCAACCGCTGAATGGCCGTAGCGTATTTTAGTTTTGGGGATGTTTCAAAAGTTTGTTACTTTTTTACCACCTATTGCATAAACTGCACTTTAAGTAATATACTGGTAAAAAAATAGGAGTTGTTTATAATAAACATTATAAAAATAGAAAACAAAGACGAAAAAGCAAAAATTGTCGAAGAAGTTTTGACGGATTTACCGGAATGGTTCGGCTTGCCTGAAAGCACAAAAGAGTATATCAATGATTCAAAAGAATTGGATTTATGGGCAGCAAAGGAAAATGATAAAATTATCGGGTTTATAACATTAACCGAATCAAGCCCAGATTGTGCTGATGTGCATTGCATGGGAGTAAAAAAAATATATCACAATAAGGGAATCGGCACATTATTATTTAATGAGCTGAAAAAATTTGCTTCAACTAAATATGATTATATACAGGTAAAAACGGTAGATGAAGGACATTATAAAGAATATGACCAAACAATAGCCTTTTATAAAAAACAAGGATTTAAAAAATTAGAAGTTTTTCCCACACTCTGGGATGAATGGAATCCTTGCTTGGTAATGATCCAAAAATTATAAAACATCAAAAGTATTATCGGATAATTTTAGTATTTTATCATTACATTGTACTTGCAAAAAAATTATTTTATATTATAATATTATTAGGGGGTAAGTATGGCAAGTACATTAGTTCAAATTAGGGTTGATGAGAAACTGAAAGATGATGTGACTGCTGTTTATGAGCAGTTAGGATTAGACTTATCCACAGCCGTACGTATATTTTTTAAGCGTAGTGTTGCTGAAAATGGGATTCCTTTTAATATGAAACTGGAAAATACCAAACAAACTTTAATAAAAAAAGAAATCCCTCCGGACATTCTTTCAGCAATGCAATCTATGTCTAAAAGTGCAGCAATTTATGGCGTTTCCGAAATGAGCATTGAGGAAATTAATAATGAAATCGATGCAGCACGAAAAGGAAAATAGAGTGCCGCTGTACGCCGTAATTGATACAAATGTTCTTGTTTCTGCATTTTTAAAAGAAAATTCTATTCCTCGTTTTGTGATTAACTATATGTATGCAGGCAAAATCATCCCAATTTATAATGAAGAAATTATAAGCGAATATTTTGCTGTGTTGTCCCGTCCAAAATTTTGCTTTCCTAAGGAAGCTGTCAATATTGCGGTTAATGCAATACAA
This genomic window contains:
- a CDS encoding GNAT family N-acetyltransferase, whose product is MINIIKIENKDEKAKIVEEVLTDLPEWFGLPESTKEYINDSKELDLWAAKENDKIIGFITLTESSPDCADVHCMGVKKIYHNKGIGTLLFNELKKFASTKYDYIQVKTVDEGHYKEYDQTIAFYKKQGFKKLEVFPTLWDEWNPCLVMIQKL
- a CDS encoding type II toxin-antitoxin system RelB/DinJ family antitoxin, whose amino-acid sequence is MASTLVQIRVDEKLKDDVTAVYEQLGLDLSTAVRIFFKRSVAENGIPFNMKLENTKQTLIKKEIPPDILSAMQSMSKSAAIYGVSEMSIEEINNEIDAARKGK
- a CDS encoding putative toxin-antitoxin system toxin component, PIN family, whose translation is MKSMQHEKENRVPLYAVIDTNVLVSAFLKENSIPRFVINYMYAGKIIPIYNEEIISEYFAVLSRPKFCFPKEAVNIAVNAIQKIGLKMDGINVEETIPDPKDIVFYAVTLDARQRFESYLITGNTKHFPAKTFVLTPRQILDIVERLNL